Part of the Ignavibacterium album JCM 16511 genome, TCAACTCAGGAAACAGCTAATGTTATTTTTGCTTTAACAGATTATCTGAAACTGACCAAAGAATTAAATCCTGATTATTCTGTAAAAGTCTTTGTTAATGAAAAGGAAGTCTTTTCAGGAACATTCTCGAAAGATGATATTTATTCTGAACCGCAGGTTATTTCAGTTAATGCATCAGAAAAATTATTGAAAAAAGGAAATAACAAAATTATTATTCAGAAATCCGGAGACGGAAAAGTTTATTTCTCAGGAATGAATGAATATTTTACGACTGATTTTAATTCTTTGAAGAAAGACAATGGATTCAAAGTAAGCAGAGAATATTTTGTACTCGAGCCGAAGCATGTTGATGGAAAAATTATTTATGTAAAAGAAAAGTTCAACGGACAAATAACAAGTGGTAAAGAAATGTTCGTTAAAACTTATGTTGAAACCAAATCATCTGAGATGGAATATTTTATTCTTGAGGATATGCTGCCCTCAGGTTTTGAAGTTGTAAAAGATATTGATCGCTATGCAATAGAAGGTGAAAGTTATTATCCTGTTTATGATGATTGGGGTTATAGACCCTGGCGCTGGCATTATGCTGACAGAGAATACCGAGATGAAAAAGTTGCTTTCTTTGTAACGAGTTGTTCAAATAAAATGGAGTTTTCTTACATCATCAAAGCACAAATTCCTGGTGAATATAAAATTATGCCTGCGCAAGGTTACTTAATGTATTATCCTGAATTGAATGGATACAGTGAAGTAGTGAATATAAAAGTAAAAGATTCACAATAAGCTTTATTTGCCTTTGCATCCTTGCCCTAATAATTTTTTAAGCAGGGATGCAAAGGTAATACTTTAAAATTTCTCTCAATAATTTTTCTTCAAACTATGCCCTTTATCTGTACCAATTTTTCTTCCCATCGAATGAATCATTTGCTTTAGGTCTTCAACATACTTTACGGGATCATAAGTTTTTTTGTTAGCGTAAATTCTGTATTTGTCTTTGTACTCATCAGGTGTGAAGTTTGGCATTATTACATTAGCACCAACGGTTAATCCTAATTTTCTGCCTTCAGGACTGAGTGTTGAAAGAGCTGTTGTTGCAGGAATGTGAACATTCTTTAAAACAATTCTCGCGACTGCCATTGTCTTTAATGTTAATTTTAAATCTGCAGGAGGAATACTTTTCATCGGTGTTTCAGGTGAAGGGATAAATGGACTGAATGAACACATATCACAATCAAATTCTTTGCAAAGGAGAATATCATCAGCAATATCTTCAATTGTTTGTCCGGGCAGACCAATAATGTTTCCGCTGCCCGCCTGAAATCCGATCGATTTCAGATACTTTAAATGAGTTAATCGTTCTTCAAGTTTCTGATGAGAGTGTAAAGCTGAATATAATTTTTCATTTGCGGTTTCGTGCTTCAGCAAATAACGATCCGCTCCGGCTGATTTCCATTCATAATATTCATCAAAATTTCTTTCGCCTAAGCTTAGAGTTATTGCAACATCACAAGCAGCTTTGATATTTCTAATGATATTAGTTACAACTTCTTTTTTGTAGTAAAAATCTTCTCCGGATTGAAGAACAACAGTTTTGATTCCTGCTGAAGAAATTTTTCTGGCAGTTTCAATAATCTCATCAGGACTTATTCTATATCTTTCCAACTGATGATTACTTTTTCTTAAGCCACAATAGAGACAATCCTGTTCACAATAATTTGAGAATTCAATTATTCCGCGAAGATGAACCTCATCACCGCAATATTCTTTTCTCACCGAATCCGCTTTCCTGATTAGTTCTGAAATGTCTTTTTCATCTGTCAAGTTCAAAAGATAAATTATATCATCTTTATTCAGCTTCGGTTTATTCAGTACATCTGAAAGATTCTTTTTATCAGCAATGTAAATTTCCTGTTTCATCAAGTCCGGGTTCATTTATAGTTTTTATAAATAAACATCTCTTTCGCCGGCATCAACCTTCTGAATCATTTCTTCAGTTCTTCTTTTAGTTGCGCCGGAAAGTTTTCTCAGTTCATTATCAATGAAATGTTTTCCAATCATTCTTGTTTCTTCAGAAGCGAAATCATTAAGATACTCTTCAAAAGTTGCCATAGCATTTGGAACGCATATCTTACCGATGTTTCCGGTTTTTGCAAGCTCCATAAATCTGTCGCCTGTTCGGTTAGAGCGATAGCAAGCAGTGCAAAAGCTCGGCATATATCCAAGTGAGGTAATATCTTTTACCACTTCATCAAGACTTCTGTGATCACCAAGCTGAAATTGCTCAAGTTCGTGTTCATCAAGACTTTCCTGAGATTCTTTGTAAGCGCCGGGCGCTGTTCTGCTGCCTGCACTAATCTGAGATACACCAACTTCAAACAATTCACGACGAAGCTCAGGCCGTTCTCTTGTTGAAAGAATTATCCCTGTGTACGGAACTGAAAGTCTGATTACTGCAACAATTTTTTTGAAAGATAAATCATCAACTGCGTGAGGTGGATTTATTGCTGCAGGCGCGTTGAGTGCCGGTTCAAGTCTCGGAATTGAAATAGTATGCGGACCAATTCCATATTTATAATCTAAGTCAGCAGCGTGCATAAGAAGGGCAAGAGTTTCGAAACGATAATCAGTTAATCCGAATAAAGCACCGATTCCAACATCATCAATACCTGCCTGAAGCGCTCTGTCCATTGCATAAAGTCTCCAGGCAAAATCTGATTTCGGTCCTGATGGATGCATCTCTTTATAAGTTTTATAGTGATATGTTTCCTGAAAACATTGATAAGTCCCAATTCCAAAGCTTTTTAATAATTTGAAATCGTTTAGTGTAAGCGGAGCAGTATTAACATTCAGTCGTCTGATATTATTTCCGTTAATGTTGATACTATAAATTCTTGAAATAGCTTCACCTATAAATTCCATGCTCGCTTTTTTAGGATGTTCACCTGCAACAAGCAAAATTCTTTTTTGTCCGGTCAGAACAAGATATCTCGCTTCTTCTTCAATCTCATCAACAGTTAATGTTCGTCTTTTTAATTCTTTATTATCCTTTCTGAATGCACAGTAAAGACAATTATTTACACAAAGATTGGTTACATAGAGCGGTGCAAAAAGAACAAGTCTGTTTCCATAAATTTTTTCTTTTACTTCCTTTGCTTTGTGAAACAATTCATCGAGAAGTTCGGGATCGGAGATATTTAATAAAGCAGCGCTTTCTCTTAATGTTAATCCTTTTGCATCCGACGCTTTCAGTAATATTTCGCGCTGAAGATTTATATGATTTAGTTTTTCATCTTCTAATAAAGAATTGATGTATGATTCGTTTATGAATTCCATAGCATTCCTTGTGAATTATTTAAATTGGAAGTAGTGCACTTTTTCTAACACTGTTTAATTAATCTGCAATTCTTTTTCAGACAAGTTTAATACCACGCAGCCAACTGATTTTAATATAAAAATTCAAGAGTTGTAGTCCCAAATTCTTAATTCAGAGAATTATTTTTTTGAACTTTGATATTGATGAACAGTTGTGAAATTATTTTTCTCACTTAAATTCGGTTTAATGAAATAATCTTTGCACAAATTGGGTGGAACATTTTTTGAAAAAAACAATTTACGATGAGAACAGAAAAGGACATATTTGGCTCAGTTCAATTGCCTGATGAAACTTTGTATGGAATTCATACTTACAGAGCAATAAAAAATTTTCCTTCAAGTGGCGAAAAGATAAATCCATATCTGATAAAGGCATACTTACAGGTTAAACTTGCTGCAACAGAAACTAATTATAAAGTCGGAATTCTTGAGCAGCACAAATACAAACTTATCGTTGAAGCAATTGAAAGGTTAATTGACGAAACTAGTGATGCTATTGAAGGTAAGTCTTTACTTATTTATGATAAAATAATTGTTGATCCGCTTCAGGGTGGTGCAGGTACTTCACTTAATATGAATATAAACGAAGTGATTGCAAATACAGCAATT contains:
- the hydE gene encoding [FeFe] hydrogenase H-cluster radical SAM maturase HydE, translating into MKQEIYIADKKNLSDVLNKPKLNKDDIIYLLNLTDEKDISELIRKADSVRKEYCGDEVHLRGIIEFSNYCEQDCLYCGLRKSNHQLERYRISPDEIIETARKISSAGIKTVVLQSGEDFYYKKEVVTNIIRNIKAACDVAITLSLGERNFDEYYEWKSAGADRYLLKHETANEKLYSALHSHQKLEERLTHLKYLKSIGFQAGSGNIIGLPGQTIEDIADDILLCKEFDCDMCSFSPFIPSPETPMKSIPPADLKLTLKTMAVARIVLKNVHIPATTALSTLSPEGRKLGLTVGANVIMPNFTPDEYKDKYRIYANKKTYDPVKYVEDLKQMIHSMGRKIGTDKGHSLKKNY
- the hydG gene encoding [FeFe] hydrogenase H-cluster radical SAM maturase HydG, translating into MEFINESYINSLLEDEKLNHINLQREILLKASDAKGLTLRESAALLNISDPELLDELFHKAKEVKEKIYGNRLVLFAPLYVTNLCVNNCLYCAFRKDNKELKRRTLTVDEIEEEARYLVLTGQKRILLVAGEHPKKASMEFIGEAISRIYSININGNNIRRLNVNTAPLTLNDFKLLKSFGIGTYQCFQETYHYKTYKEMHPSGPKSDFAWRLYAMDRALQAGIDDVGIGALFGLTDYRFETLALLMHAADLDYKYGIGPHTISIPRLEPALNAPAAINPPHAVDDLSFKKIVAVIRLSVPYTGIILSTRERPELRRELFEVGVSQISAGSRTAPGAYKESQESLDEHELEQFQLGDHRSLDEVVKDITSLGYMPSFCTACYRSNRTGDRFMELAKTGNIGKICVPNAMATFEEYLNDFASEETRMIGKHFIDNELRKLSGATKRRTEEMIQKVDAGERDVYL